A region of Homo sapiens chromosome 17, GRCh38.p14 Primary Assembly DNA encodes the following proteins:
- the ENGASE gene encoding cytosolic endo-beta-N-acetylglucosaminidase isoform 3 (isoform 3 is encoded by transcript variant 3), which translates to MEAAAVTVTRSATRRRRRQLQGLAAPEAGTQEEQEDQEPRPRRRRPGRSIKDEEEETVFREVVSFSPDPLPVRYYDKDTTKPISFYLSSLEELLAWKPRLEDGFNVALEPLACRQPPLSSQRPRTLLCHDMMGGYLDDRFIQGSVVQTPYAFYHWQCIDVFVYFSHHTVTIPPVGWTNTAHRHGVCVLGTFITEWNEGGRLCEAFLAGDERSYQAVADRLVQITQFFRFDGWLINIENSLSLAAVGNMPPFLRYLTTQLHRQVPGGLVLWYDSVVQSGQLKWQDELNQHNRVFFDSCDGFFTNYNWREEHLERMLGQAGERRADVYVGVDVFARGNVVGGRFDTDKSLFTARDSDNRMRGVPEDNGTAQPQPVGAQPLPPCPCSSADRLSRALFWRACGTTGVMPSSLQSLELIRKHGFSVALFAPGWVYECLEKKDFFQNQDKFWGRLERYLPTHSICSLPFVTSFCLGMGARRVCYGQEEAVGPWYHLSAQEIQPLFGEHRLGGDGRGWVRTHCCLEDAWHGGSSLLVRGVIPPEVGNVAVRLFSLQAPVPPKIYLSMVYKLEGPTDVTVALELTTGDAGSCHIGGISVLNAETSSRHSLRPLRVPPTKLARWVGRCGRQLSGGWVQHCYEVSLRGCLLLDLLVCFSRPPGSREEESFTCRLGEIQVVDAASLLAPLPQVQAVTISHIRWQPSASEREGPPALLQLSCTLHWSFLLSQVRCFRIHCWGGMSDDSPGRELPRPEMPMFLGLAFATQYRIVDLLVEAAGPGQDRRMEFLVEPVPKEGFRVPQAEWGRAVLLYSAPA; encoded by the exons ATGGAGGCCGCGGCGGTGACGGTCACCCGGTCGGCTacacggcggcggcggcggcagctgcAGGGGCTGGCGGCCCCGGAGGCGGGGAcgcaggaggagcaggaggatcaGGAGCCgcggccgcggcggcggcggccgggaaggag CatcaaagatgaagaagaagagacAGTCTTTCGAGAGGTGGTCAGTTTTTCCCCGGACCCCCTGCCAG TTAGATATTATGACAAGGACACCACCAAACCAATCAGCTTTTACTTGTCTTCGCTGGAGGAGCTCTTGGCGTGGAAGCCCCGCTTGGAGGATGGCTTTAATGTGGCCCTGGAGCCCCTGGCGTGTCGCCAGCCCCCTCTGAGCAGCCAGAGGCCCCGGACTTTGTTGTGTCATGACATGATGGGCGGGTACCTGGATGACAG GTTCATTCAGGGCTCGGTGGTGCAGACTCCCTATGCTTTCTACCACTGGCAGTGCATCGACGTCTTTGTGTACTTCAGCCACCACACCGTCACCATTCCCCCAGTGGGCTGGACCAACACTGCCCACAGGCATGGGGTCTGCGTGCTGG GGACTTTCATCACGGAGTGGAATGAAGGGGGAAGGCTCTGTGAAGCCTTCCTGGCCGGGGATGAGCGCTCGTACCAGGCAGTGGCTGACCGGCTGGTCCAGATCACTCAGTTTTTTCGTTTTGATGGCTGGCTGATCAACATCGAGAACTCGCTGAGT CTGGCCGCTGTGGGGAACATGCCTCCTTTCCTGCGGTACCTCACCACACAGCTGCACCGGCAGGTCCCAGGGGGCCTGGTGCTCTGGTATGACAGCGTGGTGCAAAGTGGGCAGCTCAAATGGCAAGACGAACTCAACCAGCACAACAG ggtcttctttgattcctgCGACGGCTTCTTCACTAACTATAACTGGCGGGAGGAGCACTTGGAGCGGATGCTGGGGCAGGCTGGGGAGCGCCGGGCTGATGTGTACGTGGGCGTGGATGTGTTTGCTCGAGGGAACGTGGTCGGAGGCCGATTCGACACAGACAAG AGCCTCTTTACTGCCCGTGATTCTGATAATCGAATGAGAGGTGTGCCAGAGGACAATGGGACCGCGCAGCCACAGCCAGTTggggcccagcccctgcccccctGCCCTTGCAGCAGCGCTGACCGCCTCTCCCGCGCCCTCTTCTGGCGGGCTTGTGGAACGACGGGGGTGATGCCCAGCAGCCTCCAG TCGTTGGAGCTGATCCGAAAGCATGGCTTCTCCGTGGCTTTGTTTGCCCCCGGCTGGGTGTATGAGTGTCTGGAGAAGAAGGATTTCTTCCAGAACCAGGACAA GTTCTGGGGCCGACTGGAGCGTTATCTGCCCACACATAGCATCTGCTCCTTGCCTTTCGTCACGTCCTTCTGCCTGGGCATGGGTGCACGGAGGGTCTGCTATGGCCAG GAAGAGGCGGTAGGGCCCTGGTACCACCTGAGCGCCCAGGAGATCCAGCCCTTGTTTGGAGAACACAGGCTGGGAGGGGATGGCCGGGGCTGGGTGAGGACGCACTGCTGCCTGGAGGATGCCTGGCACGGAGGCAGCTCCCTGCTCGTCCGGGGTGTGATCCCACCGGAGGTTGGAAATGTGGCTGTGAG GTTATTTTCCCTGCAGGCCCCAGTGCCACCCAAGATTTACCTGTCCATGGTGTATAAGCTTGAGGGGCCCACGGACGTCACAGTTGCTTTGGAGCTGACCACAGGGGATGCCGGCAGCTGCCACATCGGTGGCATCTCAGTGTTGAACG CAGAAACAAGCTCAAGACACAGCCTCCGACCCCTCCGGGTGCCCCCCACCAAGCTGGCCAGATGGGTGGGCCGCTGCGGCCGGCAGCTGAGTGGGGGCTGGGTCCAGCA CTGCTACGAGGTGAGCCTGCGTGGGTGCCTGCTGCTAGACCTCCTCGTTTGCTTCTCACGGCCGCCGGGTAGTCGGGAGGAGGAGAGCTTCACCTGTCGGCTTGGAGAGATCCAG GTGGTGGACGCTGCCAGCCTGCTGGCCCCTCTGCCCCAGGTGCAGGCCGTCACCATCTCTCACATCCGCTGGCAGCCATCCGCCTCTGAGCGGGAGGGGCCCCCTGCTCTGCTCCAGCTCAGCTGCACCCTGCACTGGTCCTTCCTCCTCTCACAAGTCCGTTGCTTCCGAATCCACTGCTGGGGAGGGATGAGTGATGACTCTCCGGGCAGGGAGCTGCCGAGGCCAGAGATGCCCATGTTCCTGGGGTTGGCTTTTGCCACCCAGTACCGGATAGTGGACCTGCTGGTGGAAGCCGCCGGGCCCGGCCAGGATCGTCGCATGGAATTTCTGGTGGAGCCTGTCCCCAAGGAAGGGTTCCGGGTACCTCAGGCCGAGTGGGGCAGGGCAGTTCTGCTTTATTCAGCCCCTGCATGA
- the ENGASE gene encoding cytosolic endo-beta-N-acetylglucosaminidase isoform X3 — protein MEAAAVTVTRSATRRRRRQLQGLAAPEAGTQEEQEDQEPRPRRRRPGRSIKDEEEETVFREVVSFSPDPLPVRYYDKDTTKPISFYLSSLEELLAWKPRLEDGFNVALEPLACRQPPLSSQRPRTLLCHDMMGGYLDDRFIQGSVVQTPYAFYHWQCIDVFVYFSHHTVTIPPVGWTNTAHRHGVCVLGTFITEWNEGGRLCEAFLAGDERSYQAVADRLVQITQFFRFDGWLINIENSLSLAAVGNMPPFLRYLTTQLHRQVPGGLVLWYDSVVQSGQLKWQDELNQHNRVFFDSCDGFFTNYNWREEHLERMLGQAGERRADVYVGVDVFARGNVVGGRFDTDKSLELIRKHGFSVALFAPGWVYECLEKKDFFQNQDKFWGRLERYLPTHSICSLPFVTSFCLGMGARRVCYGQEEAVGPWYHLSAQEIQPLFGEHRLGGDGRGWVRTHCCLEDAWHGGSSLLVRGVIPPEVGNVAVRWVIFPAGPSATQDLPVHGV, from the exons ATGGAGGCCGCGGCGGTGACGGTCACCCGGTCGGCTacacggcggcggcggcggcagctgcAGGGGCTGGCGGCCCCGGAGGCGGGGAcgcaggaggagcaggaggatcaGGAGCCgcggccgcggcggcggcggccgggaaggag CatcaaagatgaagaagaagagacAGTCTTTCGAGAGGTGGTCAGTTTTTCCCCGGACCCCCTGCCAG TTAGATATTATGACAAGGACACCACCAAACCAATCAGCTTTTACTTGTCTTCGCTGGAGGAGCTCTTGGCGTGGAAGCCCCGCTTGGAGGATGGCTTTAATGTGGCCCTGGAGCCCCTGGCGTGTCGCCAGCCCCCTCTGAGCAGCCAGAGGCCCCGGACTTTGTTGTGTCATGACATGATGGGCGGGTACCTGGATGACAG GTTCATTCAGGGCTCGGTGGTGCAGACTCCCTATGCTTTCTACCACTGGCAGTGCATCGACGTCTTTGTGTACTTCAGCCACCACACCGTCACCATTCCCCCAGTGGGCTGGACCAACACTGCCCACAGGCATGGGGTCTGCGTGCTGG GGACTTTCATCACGGAGTGGAATGAAGGGGGAAGGCTCTGTGAAGCCTTCCTGGCCGGGGATGAGCGCTCGTACCAGGCAGTGGCTGACCGGCTGGTCCAGATCACTCAGTTTTTTCGTTTTGATGGCTGGCTGATCAACATCGAGAACTCGCTGAGT CTGGCCGCTGTGGGGAACATGCCTCCTTTCCTGCGGTACCTCACCACACAGCTGCACCGGCAGGTCCCAGGGGGCCTGGTGCTCTGGTATGACAGCGTGGTGCAAAGTGGGCAGCTCAAATGGCAAGACGAACTCAACCAGCACAACAG ggtcttctttgattcctgCGACGGCTTCTTCACTAACTATAACTGGCGGGAGGAGCACTTGGAGCGGATGCTGGGGCAGGCTGGGGAGCGCCGGGCTGATGTGTACGTGGGCGTGGATGTGTTTGCTCGAGGGAACGTGGTCGGAGGCCGATTCGACACAGACAAG TCGTTGGAGCTGATCCGAAAGCATGGCTTCTCCGTGGCTTTGTTTGCCCCCGGCTGGGTGTATGAGTGTCTGGAGAAGAAGGATTTCTTCCAGAACCAGGACAA GTTCTGGGGCCGACTGGAGCGTTATCTGCCCACACATAGCATCTGCTCCTTGCCTTTCGTCACGTCCTTCTGCCTGGGCATGGGTGCACGGAGGGTCTGCTATGGCCAG GAAGAGGCGGTAGGGCCCTGGTACCACCTGAGCGCCCAGGAGATCCAGCCCTTGTTTGGAGAACACAGGCTGGGAGGGGATGGCCGGGGCTGGGTGAGGACGCACTGCTGCCTGGAGGATGCCTGGCACGGAGGCAGCTCCCTGCTCGTCCGGGGTGTGATCCCACCGGAGGTTGGAAATGTGGCTGTGAGGTGG GTTATTTTCCCTGCAGGCCCCAGTGCCACCCAAGATTTACCTGTCCATGGTGTATAA
- the ENGASE gene encoding cytosolic endo-beta-N-acetylglucosaminidase isoform X5, with amino-acid sequence MEAAAVTVTRSATRRRRRQLQGLAAPEAGTQEEQEDQEPRPRRRRPGRSIKDEEEETVFREVVSFSPDPLPVRYYDKDTTKPISFYLSSLEELLAWKPRLEDGFNVALEPLACRQPPLSSQRPRTLLCHDMMGGYLDDRFIQGSVVQTPYAFYHWQCIDVFVYFSHHTVTIPPVGWTNTAHRHGVCVLGTFITEWNEGGRLCEAFLAGDERSYQAVADRLVQITQFFRFDGWLINIENSLSLAAVGNMPPFLRYLTTQLHRQVPGGLVLWYDSVVQSGQLKWQDELNQHNRVFFDSCDGFFTNYNWREEHLERMLGQAGERRADVYVGVDVFARGNVVGGRFDTDKSLELIRKHGFSVALFAPGWVYECLEKKDFFQNQDKKRR; translated from the exons ATGGAGGCCGCGGCGGTGACGGTCACCCGGTCGGCTacacggcggcggcggcggcagctgcAGGGGCTGGCGGCCCCGGAGGCGGGGAcgcaggaggagcaggaggatcaGGAGCCgcggccgcggcggcggcggccgggaaggag CatcaaagatgaagaagaagagacAGTCTTTCGAGAGGTGGTCAGTTTTTCCCCGGACCCCCTGCCAG TTAGATATTATGACAAGGACACCACCAAACCAATCAGCTTTTACTTGTCTTCGCTGGAGGAGCTCTTGGCGTGGAAGCCCCGCTTGGAGGATGGCTTTAATGTGGCCCTGGAGCCCCTGGCGTGTCGCCAGCCCCCTCTGAGCAGCCAGAGGCCCCGGACTTTGTTGTGTCATGACATGATGGGCGGGTACCTGGATGACAG GTTCATTCAGGGCTCGGTGGTGCAGACTCCCTATGCTTTCTACCACTGGCAGTGCATCGACGTCTTTGTGTACTTCAGCCACCACACCGTCACCATTCCCCCAGTGGGCTGGACCAACACTGCCCACAGGCATGGGGTCTGCGTGCTGG GGACTTTCATCACGGAGTGGAATGAAGGGGGAAGGCTCTGTGAAGCCTTCCTGGCCGGGGATGAGCGCTCGTACCAGGCAGTGGCTGACCGGCTGGTCCAGATCACTCAGTTTTTTCGTTTTGATGGCTGGCTGATCAACATCGAGAACTCGCTGAGT CTGGCCGCTGTGGGGAACATGCCTCCTTTCCTGCGGTACCTCACCACACAGCTGCACCGGCAGGTCCCAGGGGGCCTGGTGCTCTGGTATGACAGCGTGGTGCAAAGTGGGCAGCTCAAATGGCAAGACGAACTCAACCAGCACAACAG ggtcttctttgattcctgCGACGGCTTCTTCACTAACTATAACTGGCGGGAGGAGCACTTGGAGCGGATGCTGGGGCAGGCTGGGGAGCGCCGGGCTGATGTGTACGTGGGCGTGGATGTGTTTGCTCGAGGGAACGTGGTCGGAGGCCGATTCGACACAGACAAG TCGTTGGAGCTGATCCGAAAGCATGGCTTCTCCGTGGCTTTGTTTGCCCCCGGCTGGGTGTATGAGTGTCTGGAGAAGAAGGATTTCTTCCAGAACCAGGACAA GAAGAGGCGGTAG
- the ENGASE gene encoding cytosolic endo-beta-N-acetylglucosaminidase isoform X1 produces the protein MMGGYLDDRFIQGSVVQTPYAFYHWQCIDVFVYFSHHTVTIPPVGWTNTAHRHGVCVLGTFITEWNEGGRLCEAFLAGDERSYQAVADRLVQITQFFRFDGWLINIENSLSLAAVGNMPPFLRYLTTQLHRQVPGGLVLWYDSVVQSGQLKWQDELNQHNRVFFDSCDGFFTNYNWREEHLERMLGQAGERRADVYVGVDVFARGNVVGGRFDTDKSLELIRKHGFSVALFAPGWVYECLEKKDFFQNQDKFWGRLERYLPTHSICSLPFVTSFCLGMGARRVCYGQEEAVGPWYHLSAQEIQPLFGEHRLGGDGRGWVRTHCCLEDAWHGGSSLLVRGVIPPEVGNVAVRLFSLQAPVPPKIYLSMVYKLEGPTDVTVALELTTGDAGSCHIGGISVLNAETSSRHSLRPLRVPPTKLARWVGRCGRQLSGGWVQHCYEVSLRGCLLLDLLVCFSRPPGSREEESFTCRLGEIQVMLPRGARAGLAVCPAGVGVEAAPGRPLLGFSGELGWRSQGGEMCAWGHPLPAPGRPAVLSLLSCQVVDAASLLAPLPQVQAVTISHIRWQPSASEREGPPALLQLSCTLHWSFLLSQVRCFRIHCWGGMSDDSPGRELPRPEMPMFLGLAFATQYRIVDLLVEAAGPGQDRRMEFLVEPVPKEGFRVPQAEWGRAVLLYSAPA, from the exons ATGATGGGCGGGTACCTGGATGACAG GTTCATTCAGGGCTCGGTGGTGCAGACTCCCTATGCTTTCTACCACTGGCAGTGCATCGACGTCTTTGTGTACTTCAGCCACCACACCGTCACCATTCCCCCAGTGGGCTGGACCAACACTGCCCACAGGCATGGGGTCTGCGTGCTGG GGACTTTCATCACGGAGTGGAATGAAGGGGGAAGGCTCTGTGAAGCCTTCCTGGCCGGGGATGAGCGCTCGTACCAGGCAGTGGCTGACCGGCTGGTCCAGATCACTCAGTTTTTTCGTTTTGATGGCTGGCTGATCAACATCGAGAACTCGCTGAGT CTGGCCGCTGTGGGGAACATGCCTCCTTTCCTGCGGTACCTCACCACACAGCTGCACCGGCAGGTCCCAGGGGGCCTGGTGCTCTGGTATGACAGCGTGGTGCAAAGTGGGCAGCTCAAATGGCAAGACGAACTCAACCAGCACAACAG ggtcttctttgattcctgCGACGGCTTCTTCACTAACTATAACTGGCGGGAGGAGCACTTGGAGCGGATGCTGGGGCAGGCTGGGGAGCGCCGGGCTGATGTGTACGTGGGCGTGGATGTGTTTGCTCGAGGGAACGTGGTCGGAGGCCGATTCGACACAGACAAG TCGTTGGAGCTGATCCGAAAGCATGGCTTCTCCGTGGCTTTGTTTGCCCCCGGCTGGGTGTATGAGTGTCTGGAGAAGAAGGATTTCTTCCAGAACCAGGACAA GTTCTGGGGCCGACTGGAGCGTTATCTGCCCACACATAGCATCTGCTCCTTGCCTTTCGTCACGTCCTTCTGCCTGGGCATGGGTGCACGGAGGGTCTGCTATGGCCAG GAAGAGGCGGTAGGGCCCTGGTACCACCTGAGCGCCCAGGAGATCCAGCCCTTGTTTGGAGAACACAGGCTGGGAGGGGATGGCCGGGGCTGGGTGAGGACGCACTGCTGCCTGGAGGATGCCTGGCACGGAGGCAGCTCCCTGCTCGTCCGGGGTGTGATCCCACCGGAGGTTGGAAATGTGGCTGTGAG GTTATTTTCCCTGCAGGCCCCAGTGCCACCCAAGATTTACCTGTCCATGGTGTATAAGCTTGAGGGGCCCACGGACGTCACAGTTGCTTTGGAGCTGACCACAGGGGATGCCGGCAGCTGCCACATCGGTGGCATCTCAGTGTTGAACG CAGAAACAAGCTCAAGACACAGCCTCCGACCCCTCCGGGTGCCCCCCACCAAGCTGGCCAGATGGGTGGGCCGCTGCGGCCGGCAGCTGAGTGGGGGCTGGGTCCAGCA CTGCTACGAGGTGAGCCTGCGTGGGTGCCTGCTGCTAGACCTCCTCGTTTGCTTCTCACGGCCGCCGGGTAGTCGGGAGGAGGAGAGCTTCACCTGTCGGCTTGGAGAGATCCAGGTGATGCTTCCCAGAGGGGCTCGGGCTGGGCTGGCTGTTTGTCCAGCTGGAGTGGGGGTGGAGGCCGCCCCAGGCCGCCCCCTTCTTGGGTTCAGCGGGGAACTGGGGTGGAGGAGTCAGGGAGGGGAAATGTGTGCGTGGGGGCACCCTCTCCCCGCCCCCGGGCGTCCAGCCGTGCTGAGCCTTCTCTCCTGCCAGGTGGTGGACGCTGCCAGCCTGCTGGCCCCTCTGCCCCAGGTGCAGGCCGTCACCATCTCTCACATCCGCTGGCAGCCATCCGCCTCTGAGCGGGAGGGGCCCCCTGCTCTGCTCCAGCTCAGCTGCACCCTGCACTGGTCCTTCCTCCTCTCACAAGTCCGTTGCTTCCGAATCCACTGCTGGGGAGGGATGAGTGATGACTCTCCGGGCAGGGAGCTGCCGAGGCCAGAGATGCCCATGTTCCTGGGGTTGGCTTTTGCCACCCAGTACCGGATAGTGGACCTGCTGGTGGAAGCCGCCGGGCCCGGCCAGGATCGTCGCATGGAATTTCTGGTGGAGCCTGTCCCCAAGGAAGGGTTCCGGGTACCTCAGGCCGAGTGGGGCAGGGCAGTTCTGCTTTATTCAGCCCCTGCATGA
- the ENGASE gene encoding cytosolic endo-beta-N-acetylglucosaminidase isoform X2: MTGTFITEWNEGGRLCEAFLAGDERSYQAVADRLVQITQFFRFDGWLINIENSLSLAAVGNMPPFLRYLTTQLHRQVPGGLVLWYDSVVQSGQLKWQDELNQHNRVFFDSCDGFFTNYNWREEHLERMLGQAGERRADVYVGVDVFARGNVVGGRFDTDKSLELIRKHGFSVALFAPGWVYECLEKKDFFQNQDKFWGRLERYLPTHSICSLPFVTSFCLGMGARRVCYGQEEAVGPWYHLSAQEIQPLFGEHRLGGDGRGWVRTHCCLEDAWHGGSSLLVRGVIPPEVGNVAVRLFSLQAPVPPKIYLSMVYKLEGPTDVTVALELTTGDAGSCHIGGISVLNAETSSRHSLRPLRVPPTKLARWVGRCGRQLSGGWVQHCYEVSLRGCLLLDLLVCFSRPPGSREEESFTCRLGEIQVMLPRGARAGLAVCPAGVGVEAAPGRPLLGFSGELGWRSQGGEMCAWGHPLPAPGRPAVLSLLSCQVVDAASLLAPLPQVQAVTISHIRWQPSASEREGPPALLQLSCTLHWSFLLSQVRCFRIHCWGGMSDDSPGRELPRPEMPMFLGLAFATQYRIVDLLVEAAGPGQDRRMEFLVEPVPKEGFRVPQAEWGRAVLLYSAPA; this comes from the exons ATGACAG GGACTTTCATCACGGAGTGGAATGAAGGGGGAAGGCTCTGTGAAGCCTTCCTGGCCGGGGATGAGCGCTCGTACCAGGCAGTGGCTGACCGGCTGGTCCAGATCACTCAGTTTTTTCGTTTTGATGGCTGGCTGATCAACATCGAGAACTCGCTGAGT CTGGCCGCTGTGGGGAACATGCCTCCTTTCCTGCGGTACCTCACCACACAGCTGCACCGGCAGGTCCCAGGGGGCCTGGTGCTCTGGTATGACAGCGTGGTGCAAAGTGGGCAGCTCAAATGGCAAGACGAACTCAACCAGCACAACAG ggtcttctttgattcctgCGACGGCTTCTTCACTAACTATAACTGGCGGGAGGAGCACTTGGAGCGGATGCTGGGGCAGGCTGGGGAGCGCCGGGCTGATGTGTACGTGGGCGTGGATGTGTTTGCTCGAGGGAACGTGGTCGGAGGCCGATTCGACACAGACAAG TCGTTGGAGCTGATCCGAAAGCATGGCTTCTCCGTGGCTTTGTTTGCCCCCGGCTGGGTGTATGAGTGTCTGGAGAAGAAGGATTTCTTCCAGAACCAGGACAA GTTCTGGGGCCGACTGGAGCGTTATCTGCCCACACATAGCATCTGCTCCTTGCCTTTCGTCACGTCCTTCTGCCTGGGCATGGGTGCACGGAGGGTCTGCTATGGCCAG GAAGAGGCGGTAGGGCCCTGGTACCACCTGAGCGCCCAGGAGATCCAGCCCTTGTTTGGAGAACACAGGCTGGGAGGGGATGGCCGGGGCTGGGTGAGGACGCACTGCTGCCTGGAGGATGCCTGGCACGGAGGCAGCTCCCTGCTCGTCCGGGGTGTGATCCCACCGGAGGTTGGAAATGTGGCTGTGAG GTTATTTTCCCTGCAGGCCCCAGTGCCACCCAAGATTTACCTGTCCATGGTGTATAAGCTTGAGGGGCCCACGGACGTCACAGTTGCTTTGGAGCTGACCACAGGGGATGCCGGCAGCTGCCACATCGGTGGCATCTCAGTGTTGAACG CAGAAACAAGCTCAAGACACAGCCTCCGACCCCTCCGGGTGCCCCCCACCAAGCTGGCCAGATGGGTGGGCCGCTGCGGCCGGCAGCTGAGTGGGGGCTGGGTCCAGCA CTGCTACGAGGTGAGCCTGCGTGGGTGCCTGCTGCTAGACCTCCTCGTTTGCTTCTCACGGCCGCCGGGTAGTCGGGAGGAGGAGAGCTTCACCTGTCGGCTTGGAGAGATCCAGGTGATGCTTCCCAGAGGGGCTCGGGCTGGGCTGGCTGTTTGTCCAGCTGGAGTGGGGGTGGAGGCCGCCCCAGGCCGCCCCCTTCTTGGGTTCAGCGGGGAACTGGGGTGGAGGAGTCAGGGAGGGGAAATGTGTGCGTGGGGGCACCCTCTCCCCGCCCCCGGGCGTCCAGCCGTGCTGAGCCTTCTCTCCTGCCAGGTGGTGGACGCTGCCAGCCTGCTGGCCCCTCTGCCCCAGGTGCAGGCCGTCACCATCTCTCACATCCGCTGGCAGCCATCCGCCTCTGAGCGGGAGGGGCCCCCTGCTCTGCTCCAGCTCAGCTGCACCCTGCACTGGTCCTTCCTCCTCTCACAAGTCCGTTGCTTCCGAATCCACTGCTGGGGAGGGATGAGTGATGACTCTCCGGGCAGGGAGCTGCCGAGGCCAGAGATGCCCATGTTCCTGGGGTTGGCTTTTGCCACCCAGTACCGGATAGTGGACCTGCTGGTGGAAGCCGCCGGGCCCGGCCAGGATCGTCGCATGGAATTTCTGGTGGAGCCTGTCCCCAAGGAAGGGTTCCGGGTACCTCAGGCCGAGTGGGGCAGGGCAGTTCTGCTTTATTCAGCCCCTGCATGA
- the ENGASE gene encoding cytosolic endo-beta-N-acetylglucosaminidase isoform X4: protein MRGVPEDNGTAQPQPVGAQPLPPCPCSSADRLSRALFWRACGTTGVMPSSLQSLELIRKHGFSVALFAPGWVYECLEKKDFFQNQDKFWGRLERYLPTHSICSLPFVTSFCLGMGARRVCYGQEEAVGPWYHLSAQEIQPLFGEHRLGGDGRGWVRTHCCLEDAWHGGSSLLVRGVIPPEVGNVAVRLFSLQAPVPPKIYLSMVYKLEGPTDVTVALELTTGDAGSCHIGGISVLNAETSSRHSLRPLRVPPTKLARWVGRCGRQLSGGWVQHCYEVSLRGCLLLDLLVCFSRPPGSREEESFTCRLGEIQVVDAASLLAPLPQVQAVTISHIRWQPSASEREGPPALLQLSCTLHWSFLLSQVRCFRIHCWGGMSDDSPGRELPRPEMPMFLGLAFATQYRIVDLLVEAAGPGQDRRMEFLVEPVPKEGFRVPQAEWGRAVLLYSAPA from the exons ATGAGAGGTGTGCCAGAGGACAATGGGACCGCGCAGCCACAGCCAGTTggggcccagcccctgcccccctGCCCTTGCAGCAGCGCTGACCGCCTCTCCCGCGCCCTCTTCTGGCGGGCTTGTGGAACGACGGGGGTGATGCCCAGCAGCCTCCAG TCGTTGGAGCTGATCCGAAAGCATGGCTTCTCCGTGGCTTTGTTTGCCCCCGGCTGGGTGTATGAGTGTCTGGAGAAGAAGGATTTCTTCCAGAACCAGGACAA GTTCTGGGGCCGACTGGAGCGTTATCTGCCCACACATAGCATCTGCTCCTTGCCTTTCGTCACGTCCTTCTGCCTGGGCATGGGTGCACGGAGGGTCTGCTATGGCCAG GAAGAGGCGGTAGGGCCCTGGTACCACCTGAGCGCCCAGGAGATCCAGCCCTTGTTTGGAGAACACAGGCTGGGAGGGGATGGCCGGGGCTGGGTGAGGACGCACTGCTGCCTGGAGGATGCCTGGCACGGAGGCAGCTCCCTGCTCGTCCGGGGTGTGATCCCACCGGAGGTTGGAAATGTGGCTGTGAG GTTATTTTCCCTGCAGGCCCCAGTGCCACCCAAGATTTACCTGTCCATGGTGTATAAGCTTGAGGGGCCCACGGACGTCACAGTTGCTTTGGAGCTGACCACAGGGGATGCCGGCAGCTGCCACATCGGTGGCATCTCAGTGTTGAACG CAGAAACAAGCTCAAGACACAGCCTCCGACCCCTCCGGGTGCCCCCCACCAAGCTGGCCAGATGGGTGGGCCGCTGCGGCCGGCAGCTGAGTGGGGGCTGGGTCCAGCA CTGCTACGAGGTGAGCCTGCGTGGGTGCCTGCTGCTAGACCTCCTCGTTTGCTTCTCACGGCCGCCGGGTAGTCGGGAGGAGGAGAGCTTCACCTGTCGGCTTGGAGAGATCCAG GTGGTGGACGCTGCCAGCCTGCTGGCCCCTCTGCCCCAGGTGCAGGCCGTCACCATCTCTCACATCCGCTGGCAGCCATCCGCCTCTGAGCGGGAGGGGCCCCCTGCTCTGCTCCAGCTCAGCTGCACCCTGCACTGGTCCTTCCTCCTCTCACAAGTCCGTTGCTTCCGAATCCACTGCTGGGGAGGGATGAGTGATGACTCTCCGGGCAGGGAGCTGCCGAGGCCAGAGATGCCCATGTTCCTGGGGTTGGCTTTTGCCACCCAGTACCGGATAGTGGACCTGCTGGTGGAAGCCGCCGGGCCCGGCCAGGATCGTCGCATGGAATTTCTGGTGGAGCCTGTCCCCAAGGAAGGGTTCCGGGTACCTCAGGCCGAGTGGGGCAGGGCAGTTCTGCTTTATTCAGCCCCTGCATGA